A window from Haloarchaeobius amylolyticus encodes these proteins:
- a CDS encoding proton-conducting transporter transmembrane domain-containing protein, protein MTGQGETTTVGTLPTPGTERSRVPATLTRLVWVLWVVSCGALLAHLFSGETWSVTGLVTVDGLTVTMWATVTFFSGIVHSYSRRYMAGSRTIDEFFTRVFAFTLVVMVLVAADSLLVFAAAWLVMGLVMAELVGHVRGWKQARAAAAVARRYFLASSGVLSVGLAVLWWTTGATTISGVATATGSGSPTVLLLVAAGALVLAAMVQSALLPFHTWLLSSMTAPTPASALMHAGFVNAGGILLVRFAPVVTVDAGVMLAIVLVGATSAIGGKLMKTVQTDVKGTLGCSTVGQMGFMLMQAGLGFFAAAITHLVLHGFYKAYHFLASGSSVAHESPSTAKSTGSPGVVGAVVVAITALAGGAVFALLTGKGLESGSGLLLTLLVVLSVLLAARGAVADTSLPTTLRYGAVPAVALPAIAVYAAVYRVVEGLLAGLPAVGQPAELTVVHGVVALAFVAAFVAIETGVYRRSERLYVALLNATQPARETMLTSREDYNEY, encoded by the coding sequence ATGACAGGACAAGGAGAGACGACGACGGTAGGAACGCTCCCCACGCCGGGGACCGAACGGTCGCGGGTGCCTGCGACCCTGACCCGACTCGTGTGGGTCCTGTGGGTCGTCAGTTGTGGCGCACTGCTCGCCCATCTCTTCAGCGGTGAGACCTGGTCGGTCACGGGACTCGTGACGGTCGACGGCCTCACCGTGACGATGTGGGCGACGGTCACCTTCTTCAGCGGTATCGTGCACAGCTACTCCCGGCGCTACATGGCCGGGAGCCGGACCATCGACGAGTTCTTCACGCGCGTGTTCGCGTTCACGCTGGTCGTGATGGTGCTCGTCGCGGCCGACAGCCTCCTCGTGTTCGCGGCCGCCTGGCTCGTGATGGGCCTCGTGATGGCCGAACTCGTCGGCCACGTCCGGGGCTGGAAGCAGGCACGGGCCGCCGCCGCGGTCGCGCGCCGGTACTTCCTCGCGAGCAGTGGGGTGCTCTCGGTCGGTCTCGCGGTGCTGTGGTGGACGACCGGCGCGACGACCATCTCGGGTGTCGCGACGGCCACCGGGTCGGGGTCGCCGACGGTTCTCCTGCTGGTCGCCGCCGGCGCGCTCGTACTGGCGGCGATGGTCCAGTCGGCCCTCCTCCCCTTCCACACGTGGCTGCTCTCCTCGATGACCGCGCCGACGCCGGCCTCGGCCCTGATGCACGCCGGCTTCGTCAACGCCGGCGGCATCCTGCTCGTCCGCTTCGCCCCGGTCGTCACGGTCGACGCGGGCGTCATGCTCGCCATCGTGCTCGTCGGCGCGACGAGCGCCATCGGCGGAAAGCTCATGAAGACCGTCCAGACCGACGTGAAGGGGACCCTCGGCTGCTCGACGGTCGGCCAGATGGGCTTCATGCTCATGCAGGCCGGCCTCGGCTTCTTCGCGGCCGCCATCACCCACCTCGTCCTGCACGGCTTCTACAAGGCCTACCACTTCCTCGCCTCGGGGAGCTCGGTCGCCCACGAGAGTCCGTCGACCGCGAAGTCGACTGGTTCCCCTGGTGTCGTCGGGGCCGTGGTCGTCGCCATCACCGCGCTCGCCGGGGGCGCCGTCTTCGCGCTCCTCACCGGCAAGGGCCTCGAGTCGGGGAGTGGTCTCCTGCTGACGCTGCTCGTCGTGCTCTCGGTCCTGCTGGCCGCTCGCGGCGCCGTCGCCGACACATCGCTCCCGACGACGCTCCGGTACGGGGCCGTCCCGGCCGTCGCCCTGCCGGCCATCGCGGTCTACGCGGCGGTCTACAGGGTCGTCGAGGGCCTGCTCGCCGGCCTGCCCGCGGTGGGCCAGCCGGCCGAACTGACGGTGGTTCACGGCGTCGTCGCCCTCGCGTTCGTCGCGGCGTTCGTCGCCATCGAGACCGGCGTCTACCGGCGCAGCGAGCGCCTGTACGTCGCACTGTTGAACGCGACCCAGCCCGCGCGTGAGACCATGCTGACCTCCAGGGAGGACTACAATGAGTACTGA
- a CDS encoding DUF2309 domain-containing protein: protein MSTESGIETSIDAAADAVGSVWPLHSFVTANPLAGFEDRPFHEAVADAERLLGGDGYPSAEVFRRAFEAGQIDPEVLSQELAEHGYDLDTEAALDRMAAEDRDTATDAASVDESATTATDRVDAVLTKWLAVFLDQGRAEWPMPNREQGFYAAIRRIAPHDRDIPDGEAFTALPESPTEAIREHLADQPLGEWQDVFEFQLAALPGWTGYLKQRAAGGDAWQTEYPITLSEYLAVRLTLVDLFDAPIAPEEVPDEGGTDTELADDRVPLPEVWLTAWEATYRAELVGSLTETSAATTRAADGGRPDAQLVFCIDTRSEIIRRHVEAQGDYETHGYAGFFGIPMRYAGYDSDVTVDACPPILDAQHRIADHPRSRTSAAKQEHDRWHDTLGASQRVMKRLKSNAATAFSFVESAGVGYGAALAARTLLPARVYDLLDAADERAPHDHEFCEPSVDYNPDSVHELREGLTLDEKVEYAATAFELMGWERFARVVVFAGHASQTANNPFDSSLDCGACAGNPGGPNARVLAAICNDDEVRAALRERGIEIPEDTVFVAGEHNTTTDEVDLYDSTVPDSHEDDIAQLRADLDAARDGAAAERAGDMGADADSGVHETQRRAADWAETRPEWGLAGNAGFVVGPRSLTEDLDLDGRSFLHSYDWTTDPDGDALETIMTGPMVVTQWINSQYYFATVDNAVYGSGSKVTQNPVGNVGVYQGNGGDLLTGLPLQSLLAADDDPYHQPLRLSTVIHAPVDRLTEVLSEHEHLAALLDNDWLSLTVVDPTQEHRAFHYESDLDWEPVAPRAATTPEITGEPTAADD from the coding sequence ATGAGTACTGAATCCGGAATCGAGACGAGTATCGACGCAGCAGCCGACGCGGTCGGCTCGGTCTGGCCGCTCCATTCGTTCGTGACGGCCAACCCGCTGGCCGGCTTCGAGGACCGGCCCTTCCACGAGGCCGTCGCGGATGCAGAGCGCCTCCTCGGCGGCGACGGCTACCCGAGTGCCGAGGTGTTCCGCCGCGCCTTCGAGGCCGGGCAGATCGACCCCGAGGTGCTCTCGCAGGAACTCGCCGAACACGGCTACGACCTCGACACCGAGGCGGCTCTCGACCGCATGGCGGCCGAGGACCGGGACACGGCGACCGACGCTGCTTCCGTGGACGAGTCGGCCACGACGGCCACGGACCGGGTCGACGCCGTGCTGACGAAGTGGCTCGCCGTGTTCCTCGACCAGGGCCGCGCCGAGTGGCCCATGCCGAACCGCGAGCAGGGGTTCTACGCCGCCATCCGGCGCATCGCCCCCCACGACCGCGACATCCCGGACGGGGAGGCGTTCACCGCACTGCCCGAGAGCCCGACCGAGGCCATCCGCGAGCACCTCGCGGACCAGCCACTCGGCGAGTGGCAGGACGTCTTCGAGTTCCAGCTGGCGGCGCTCCCGGGCTGGACCGGCTACCTGAAACAGCGTGCCGCCGGCGGGGACGCCTGGCAGACGGAGTACCCCATCACGCTCTCGGAGTACCTGGCGGTCCGCCTGACCCTCGTGGACCTGTTCGACGCGCCCATCGCGCCCGAGGAGGTACCGGACGAGGGAGGGACGGACACGGAACTCGCGGACGACCGGGTTCCACTCCCCGAGGTCTGGCTGACCGCCTGGGAGGCGACCTACCGCGCGGAACTGGTCGGGTCGCTCACCGAGACGAGCGCGGCGACGACCAGGGCGGCCGACGGTGGCCGTCCCGACGCCCAGCTGGTCTTCTGTATCGACACGCGCTCGGAGATCATCCGCCGCCACGTCGAGGCCCAGGGCGACTACGAGACCCACGGCTACGCCGGCTTCTTCGGCATCCCGATGCGCTACGCCGGCTACGATTCGGACGTGACCGTGGACGCCTGCCCGCCGATCCTCGACGCCCAGCACCGCATCGCGGACCACCCGAGAAGCCGCACCAGTGCCGCGAAACAGGAGCACGACCGCTGGCACGACACGCTCGGGGCCAGCCAGCGCGTGATGAAGCGCCTCAAGTCCAACGCCGCGACCGCGTTCAGTTTCGTCGAGAGTGCGGGCGTGGGCTACGGGGCCGCACTGGCCGCCCGGACGCTCCTCCCGGCCCGCGTGTACGACCTCCTCGACGCCGCGGACGAGCGCGCCCCGCACGACCACGAGTTCTGCGAGCCCTCGGTCGACTACAACCCGGACTCCGTCCACGAGTTGCGCGAGGGCCTCACCCTCGACGAGAAGGTCGAGTACGCCGCGACGGCCTTCGAGCTGATGGGCTGGGAGCGCTTCGCCCGCGTCGTCGTCTTCGCCGGCCACGCCAGCCAGACCGCGAACAACCCGTTCGACTCGAGTCTGGACTGCGGTGCCTGCGCCGGGAACCCCGGCGGCCCGAACGCCCGCGTCCTCGCGGCCATCTGCAACGACGACGAGGTCAGGGCCGCACTCCGCGAGCGCGGTATCGAGATACCCGAGGACACGGTCTTCGTCGCCGGCGAGCACAACACCACCACCGACGAGGTCGACCTGTACGACAGCACCGTTCCCGACTCCCACGAAGACGACATCGCACAGCTCCGGGCCGACCTCGACGCTGCGCGTGACGGGGCTGCCGCGGAGCGTGCCGGCGACATGGGCGCCGACGCCGACTCGGGCGTCCACGAGACCCAGCGCCGCGCCGCCGACTGGGCCGAGACGCGCCCCGAGTGGGGACTGGCCGGGAACGCCGGGTTCGTCGTCGGCCCCCGGTCGCTCACCGAGGACCTGGACCTCGACGGCCGGTCGTTCCTCCACTCCTACGACTGGACGACCGACCCCGACGGCGACGCGCTCGAGACCATCATGACCGGCCCGATGGTCGTCACCCAGTGGATCAACAGCCAGTACTACTTCGCGACCGTCGACAACGCGGTGTACGGCAGCGGGTCGAAGGTGACCCAGAACCCGGTCGGGAACGTCGGCGTCTACCAGGGCAACGGCGGCGACCTGCTGACCGGCCTCCCGCTGCAGTCCCTGCTGGCTGCCGACGACGACCCGTACCACCAGCCCCTCCGCCTCTCGACGGTCATCCACGCGCCGGTCGACCGCTTGACCGAGGTCCTCTCCGAGCACGAGCACCTGGCCGCCCTGCTCGACAACGACTGGCTCTCGCTGACGGTCGTCGACCCGACCCAGGAGCACCGGGCGTTCCACTACGAGAGCGACCTCGACTGGGAACCGGTCGCCCCGCGGGCGGCGACGACCCCGGAGATAACCGGCGAACCGACCGCCGCGGACGACTGA
- a CDS encoding PAS domain-containing protein, which translates to MHLQEVAIVTYPANPPAGPTKVLYVNSDPAFTELVRTKLGQRIDDVEYLSARDRETALQTLEDEQLDCMVTAYSLADSDGIDLTSAVRQRDETIPIILFTGHGSEEIAGESTRAGVSDYIPIRAERNDFDLLASRIQTLVSAARERTAAERANRQLQRTLDRTTDAVYAVDDDWRIEYMNDRMADRVGRDPSAVIGSVLWEEFPSVRGTEIEDRYRAAMESGEPASFEYHVGDPFDYWVEIRVFPDENGLTIFSREVTEERERQHELERDRTILQRIHDVVLVLDEDGVIKFANDSAARALGEPAPANIEEVRLDSLVSDRVADADAERFVRAVEETLQEFESDGGTSGLYDADLRIGLRTATGDRTFDVRLTPCCNPDGREVLVVARDITTQSDDHQQVERERDALRELQRVMAEDAGSTDDRVAGLLEAGCQTLGLDVGIVSRIEGGDYTVRAVHAPVADIEAGDRFDLGSTYCADVVDQSTVCSFQDAVDAGYETHPAYHDRGIESYIGVPIDVDGEQYGTISFSSPQAAVTPFGEPERTYVELLSELVSAELSRDRSRVELERQQFLFDRVQDIADIGIWEYEPSSGELTWSDGVRRIHGVEPTYDPTLSDGIEFYHPDDRERITAAVERAVEDGTPYDLDLRIVRADGEVRDVRAWGEPVESQQHGGTVLRGVLQDITERKRQDQERRELAEEYEAVLETSGDAIFLVDVEGAEDEPEFRFARLSSGYEEQTGLTTDDVQGKTPREVFGEEQGTELDANYRRCIAEGEPISYREELPVTEDARYWETGLAPVVVDGEVVRIVGIARNITQRVERERQLEATNQRLESLVEAAPLTIAEIDRDGTVVRLNEGAEEMFGIRREDVLGETPSLPHGQQGEFDTYRARAFDGERVHRKEIELETGAGRRLDGLMSMAPLTDEEGTVTSVLVVLENITDQKDLERNLRALQETAQELSMATSTAEIGEVAVEAAEEVLGFDIAGIWEYNAQQDALVPVTETAVARELFDESPRFTGGDSLAWEAFQTGELRSYDDVQSQTTRHNPDTALRSEILVPLGEDGLLAVGSSSPGDISETDIDLLRIFGSTLEAAIARASREEVLQRQNERLDQFASVVAHDLRNPLTIAMGFLDVAEETGDPGHFEEVAAAHDRMERLIEDLLTLARGGTAITDPEEIDIGTVAVEAWGYVDTVDATLSAAADVPTVAGDGGRLTQLFENLFRNAVEHAGADVTVSVGPLAGEDGAFYVEDDGDGIPPEKREEVFESGVTSNEGGTGFGLSIVEEIASVHGWKVSLTEGSYGGARFEFRQTG; encoded by the coding sequence ATGCACTTACAAGAGGTAGCAATCGTGACGTATCCCGCGAACCCACCTGCTGGACCGACGAAGGTCCTCTACGTGAACTCAGACCCCGCGTTCACCGAGCTGGTTCGCACCAAACTCGGCCAGAGAATCGACGACGTCGAGTACCTCTCGGCGCGAGACCGCGAGACCGCCCTTCAGACACTCGAGGACGAACAGCTCGACTGTATGGTGACGGCGTACTCCCTCGCGGACTCGGATGGGATCGACCTCACCAGCGCGGTTCGTCAGCGGGACGAGACCATCCCCATCATCCTCTTCACCGGACACGGGAGCGAGGAGATCGCCGGCGAGTCGACCCGCGCCGGCGTGTCCGACTACATCCCGATTCGCGCGGAGCGGAACGACTTCGACCTCCTCGCGAGTCGCATCCAGACGCTCGTCTCGGCCGCGCGCGAGCGCACGGCAGCCGAACGCGCGAACAGGCAACTGCAGCGAACGCTCGACCGGACGACCGACGCGGTCTACGCCGTCGACGACGACTGGCGTATCGAGTACATGAACGACAGGATGGCGGACCGGGTCGGACGTGACCCGTCGGCCGTCATCGGCAGCGTCCTCTGGGAGGAGTTCCCTTCCGTGCGCGGGACCGAGATAGAGGACCGGTACCGGGCCGCGATGGAGAGCGGCGAGCCGGCGTCGTTCGAATACCACGTCGGTGACCCGTTCGACTACTGGGTCGAGATTCGGGTCTTCCCCGACGAGAACGGACTGACGATATTCTCTCGCGAGGTCACCGAAGAACGCGAGCGACAGCACGAACTGGAGCGGGACAGGACCATCCTCCAGCGCATCCACGACGTGGTCCTGGTCCTCGACGAGGACGGCGTCATCAAGTTCGCGAACGATTCGGCCGCCAGGGCCCTCGGGGAGCCGGCCCCCGCGAACATCGAGGAGGTACGACTCGACTCGCTGGTGAGCGACCGGGTCGCGGACGCGGACGCCGAGCGCTTCGTCCGGGCCGTCGAGGAGACCCTGCAGGAGTTCGAGAGCGACGGGGGTACCTCGGGCCTGTACGACGCCGACCTGCGCATCGGCCTGCGGACCGCCACGGGTGACCGGACGTTCGACGTCCGACTGACACCATGTTGTAACCCTGACGGCCGGGAGGTGCTCGTCGTCGCCCGTGACATCACCACCCAGAGCGACGACCACCAGCAGGTCGAGCGTGAGCGGGACGCACTCCGTGAGCTACAGCGGGTCATGGCAGAGGACGCCGGTTCGACCGACGACAGGGTGGCCGGGTTGCTCGAAGCGGGCTGTCAGACGCTCGGCCTGGACGTCGGCATCGTCTCCCGGATCGAAGGGGGCGACTACACCGTCCGTGCAGTCCACGCACCGGTAGCCGACATCGAGGCGGGAGACCGCTTCGACCTCGGGTCGACGTACTGTGCAGACGTCGTCGACCAGAGCACCGTCTGTTCGTTCCAGGATGCAGTCGACGCCGGGTACGAGACGCATCCGGCCTACCACGACCGCGGCATCGAGTCGTACATTGGCGTCCCGATCGACGTCGACGGTGAGCAGTACGGGACAATCAGTTTCTCCAGCCCGCAGGCCGCGGTGACCCCCTTCGGTGAGCCGGAACGGACCTACGTCGAACTGCTGTCCGAACTGGTGAGTGCGGAACTGTCCCGGGACCGGAGCCGGGTCGAACTCGAGCGCCAGCAGTTCCTGTTCGACCGCGTCCAGGATATCGCCGACATCGGCATCTGGGAGTACGAGCCGTCGAGCGGGGAGTTGACCTGGTCCGACGGGGTGCGCCGTATCCACGGCGTCGAACCGACGTACGACCCCACGCTCTCCGACGGAATCGAGTTCTATCACCCCGACGACCGGGAGAGGATAACGGCGGCGGTCGAACGGGCGGTCGAAGACGGGACCCCGTACGACCTCGACCTCCGGATCGTTCGCGCCGATGGGGAGGTGCGTGACGTGCGCGCCTGGGGTGAACCCGTCGAGAGTCAGCAACACGGTGGAACCGTGTTACGCGGCGTACTTCAGGACATCACCGAGCGGAAGCGGCAGGACCAAGAACGCCGGGAACTCGCAGAGGAGTACGAGGCGGTGCTCGAGACCTCGGGCGACGCTATCTTCCTCGTCGACGTCGAGGGGGCCGAGGACGAACCCGAGTTCCGGTTCGCCCGCCTCAGTTCGGGGTACGAGGAACAGACCGGTCTCACGACCGACGACGTCCAGGGGAAGACCCCACGGGAGGTGTTCGGGGAGGAGCAGGGCACAGAACTGGACGCGAATTACCGTCGCTGCATCGCCGAAGGCGAGCCGATATCGTACCGCGAGGAACTGCCGGTCACCGAGGACGCCCGGTACTGGGAGACCGGCCTTGCCCCGGTCGTGGTCGACGGTGAGGTAGTCCGCATCGTCGGTATCGCCCGGAACATCACCCAGCGAGTCGAACGCGAACGACAGCTCGAAGCGACGAACCAGCGACTGGAGTCGCTCGTTGAGGCTGCCCCTCTCACCATCGCAGAAATCGACCGTGATGGGACCGTCGTTCGCTTGAACGAGGGTGCAGAGGAGATGTTCGGAATCCGTCGAGAGGACGTTCTGGGGGAGACGCCGTCGCTTCCCCACGGACAGCAGGGCGAGTTCGACACCTACCGGGCCCGTGCCTTCGATGGCGAACGGGTGCACAGGAAAGAGATAGAACTCGAAACGGGCGCCGGGAGACGGCTAGACGGACTGATGTCTATGGCTCCCCTGACCGACGAGGAGGGGACAGTCACGAGCGTACTCGTCGTGCTGGAGAACATCACGGACCAGAAGGACCTCGAGCGCAACTTGCGGGCGCTCCAGGAGACGGCACAGGAGCTGAGCATGGCGACGTCGACGGCCGAAATCGGGGAGGTTGCGGTCGAGGCAGCCGAGGAGGTACTCGGGTTCGACATCGCCGGCATCTGGGAGTACAACGCCCAGCAGGACGCCCTGGTTCCCGTCACCGAGACGGCAGTGGCCCGGGAGCTGTTCGACGAGTCGCCACGGTTCACCGGTGGTGACAGCCTCGCGTGGGAGGCCTTCCAGACCGGGGAACTGCGCTCGTACGACGACGTTCAGAGCCAGACGACCCGTCACAACCCGGACACGGCACTCCGGAGCGAGATACTGGTTCCGCTGGGCGAGGACGGACTCCTCGCTGTTGGATCGTCCTCACCCGGTGACATCTCGGAGACCGACATCGACCTGTTACGGATCTTCGGGTCGACCCTCGAGGCGGCTATCGCACGGGCGAGCCGCGAAGAGGTGCTCCAGCGGCAGAACGAACGCCTCGACCAGTTCGCGAGCGTGGTCGCCCACGACCTGCGCAACCCACTCACGATAGCGATGGGGTTCCTCGACGTGGCCGAGGAAACCGGCGACCCGGGCCACTTCGAGGAGGTCGCGGCGGCGCACGACCGGATGGAACGGCTCATCGAGGACCTCCTCACCCTGGCCAGGGGTGGCACGGCGATTACCGACCCCGAAGAGATCGATATCGGGACGGTCGCCGTGGAGGCGTGGGGATACGTCGACACCGTGGATGCGACGCTGTCGGCCGCAGCCGACGTTCCGACGGTGGCCGGCGACGGCGGTCGCCTCACCCAGCTCTTCGAGAACCTCTTCCGGAACGCGGTCGAACACGCAGGCGCGGACGTCACCGTCAGTGTAGGTCCGCTAGCGGGCGAGGACGGAGCGTTCTACGTCGAGGACGACGGCGATGGGATTCCACCGGAGAAGCGCGAGGAGGTGTTCGAAAGCGGTGTCACCTCCAACGAGGGCGGAACCGGATTCGGGCTCTCCATCGTCGAGGAGATCGCGAGTGTGCACGGCTGGAAGGTTTCACTGACCGAGGGCAGCTACGGTGGCGCACGGTTCGAGTTCCGACAGACCGGTTGA
- a CDS encoding efflux RND transporter permease subunit — protein sequence MRGALSRVLSVVVDHSLVVLLVMLLTSAGVVYGVTDLQMQSQADGSDAVGDTEEFQKYEYVQEHYTNRSNGTDDREPAVVYVQSDAGNVLSKASLRGSLAYQRSVLANESVAGALPERGGVVGVSNLVARQLAGDPDATLDEQIAALEAASDEEVRRAVTRTLGEGSTALSLLPNDYEPGTATADSRRMVFQFAAGAEDDAGPRRAATEHLYETARDREDPTYYTLGEHAIASRNQQMNSDTMELVLPVALLAILAVLVFSYRDLVDVVVGFTGVLLSVLWMFGILGWLGVPAGMTLIIGPVLIVGLSVDYGLHVFMRYREQRGEDDDIREPMYRGLSSVGVALALVTVTTAVGFLANLTNDFTVIRELAIGITLGVVSAFVIFVTVVPALKVTIDRLLERVGLDRRKQPLGKSRYLEPLLASGATAARKAAPVVVVVALLLGAVGGYAWTELDRQSYQSDQDGVAEWKQELPEPLAWEVHPYDEHSEYVDQHYRAADQQSRRSSQILVEGSVTAPETLERLHEARESVRDSGVAFERNGKVPVRSPVTVMQAVAAQDEAFARVLRSADTDGNGVPDRNLETVYDELYETAPEEASLVVERADGEYRSVRMVVPVQPSATYDTQAEAMRDAAAVVHAEEQDLDAIAVGRGTINAAESTQTANNILETLGIALVAVFVMLTLVYRIAEGSATLGAVTVVPITLVTALVVGGMYVFDVPLTLLTALLISLVVGLGIDYNIHVSDRFAQELAAGRDVHSALREAVTGTGGALLGSTLTSTGAFAALLLHPHPQITSFGTLVVLALSTSFVVSVFVLPSMLVLWAKAFHDPSPQPAAGSATQATGSD from the coding sequence ATGAGGGGCGCCCTGTCGCGGGTGCTGTCGGTCGTCGTCGACCACAGCCTCGTCGTCCTCCTCGTGATGTTACTCACCTCGGCCGGCGTCGTCTACGGCGTCACCGACCTGCAGATGCAGAGCCAGGCCGACGGCAGCGACGCCGTCGGTGACACCGAGGAGTTCCAGAAGTACGAGTACGTCCAGGAGCACTACACGAACCGCTCGAACGGGACGGACGACCGCGAACCGGCCGTCGTCTACGTCCAGAGCGACGCCGGCAACGTCCTCTCGAAGGCGTCGCTCCGCGGGTCGCTGGCGTACCAGCGGTCGGTCCTGGCGAACGAGTCGGTCGCCGGTGCCCTGCCCGAGCGTGGCGGCGTCGTCGGCGTCTCGAACCTCGTCGCCAGACAGCTCGCCGGCGACCCTGACGCGACGCTCGACGAACAGATCGCGGCGCTCGAAGCCGCCTCCGACGAGGAGGTCCGGCGCGCAGTCACCAGGACCCTCGGTGAGGGGTCGACGGCGCTGTCCCTGCTCCCGAACGACTACGAGCCCGGGACGGCCACGGCCGACAGTCGCCGCATGGTCTTCCAGTTCGCGGCCGGTGCCGAGGACGACGCCGGTCCCCGGAGGGCCGCGACGGAACACCTGTACGAGACCGCCCGCGACCGCGAGGACCCCACGTACTACACGCTCGGTGAGCACGCCATCGCGTCGCGGAACCAGCAGATGAACAGCGACACGATGGAACTCGTCCTCCCGGTCGCGCTGCTGGCCATCCTCGCCGTGCTGGTGTTCAGCTACCGCGACCTCGTCGACGTCGTCGTCGGCTTCACCGGGGTCCTCCTCTCGGTCCTGTGGATGTTCGGCATCCTCGGGTGGCTCGGCGTGCCGGCCGGGATGACCCTCATCATCGGCCCGGTGCTCATCGTCGGCCTGAGCGTCGACTACGGCCTCCACGTGTTCATGCGCTACCGCGAGCAGCGGGGCGAGGACGACGACATCCGCGAACCGATGTACCGCGGGCTGTCCTCGGTCGGTGTCGCGCTCGCGCTCGTCACCGTCACCACCGCGGTCGGGTTCCTGGCGAACCTCACGAACGACTTCACCGTCATCCGCGAACTCGCCATCGGCATCACGCTGGGCGTCGTCTCGGCGTTCGTCATCTTCGTCACCGTCGTCCCCGCGCTGAAGGTGACCATCGACCGGCTCCTCGAACGCGTCGGCCTCGACCGGCGGAAGCAGCCCCTCGGGAAGTCCCGGTACCTCGAACCGCTCCTCGCCTCGGGTGCGACCGCGGCGAGGAAGGCCGCCCCCGTCGTCGTGGTCGTCGCCCTCCTGCTCGGGGCGGTCGGCGGCTACGCCTGGACCGAACTCGACCGCCAGTCCTACCAGTCCGACCAGGACGGCGTGGCCGAGTGGAAGCAGGAGCTACCCGAACCACTCGCCTGGGAGGTCCATCCCTACGACGAACACAGCGAGTACGTCGACCAGCACTACCGGGCCGCAGACCAGCAATCGCGCCGGTCCTCGCAGATACTGGTCGAGGGGTCGGTGACCGCACCGGAGACGCTCGAACGCCTCCACGAGGCCCGCGAGTCGGTGCGCGACTCGGGCGTCGCGTTCGAACGGAACGGGAAGGTCCCCGTGCGCTCGCCCGTGACCGTGATGCAGGCCGTCGCGGCGCAGGACGAGGCGTTCGCACGGGTCCTGCGGTCGGCCGACACCGACGGGAACGGCGTCCCCGACCGGAACCTCGAGACGGTCTACGACGAACTGTACGAGACCGCACCCGAAGAGGCCAGTCTGGTCGTCGAGCGCGCCGACGGTGAGTACCGCTCGGTCCGGATGGTCGTCCCGGTCCAGCCGAGCGCCACCTACGACACGCAGGCCGAGGCGATGCGCGATGCCGCCGCGGTCGTCCACGCCGAGGAACAGGACCTCGATGCCATCGCGGTGGGCAGGGGGACCATCAACGCCGCGGAGTCCACCCAGACCGCGAACAACATCCTCGAGACCCTCGGCATCGCGCTCGTGGCGGTGTTCGTGATGCTGACGCTCGTCTACCGCATCGCCGAGGGCAGTGCGACCCTCGGGGCCGTCACCGTCGTGCCAATCACGCTCGTGACCGCCCTCGTCGTCGGCGGGATGTACGTCTTCGACGTGCCACTGACCCTGCTGACGGCCCTGCTCATCAGCCTCGTCGTCGGGCTCGGAATCGACTACAACATCCACGTCAGCGACCGGTTCGCCCAGGAGCTGGCCGCCGGCAGGGACGTCCACAGCGCCCTCCGCGAGGCGGTCACCGGCACCGGGGGCGCACTGCTCGGGAGCACGCTGACCTCGACCGGTGCGTTCGCCGCGTTGCTCCTGCACCCGCACCCGCAGATCACGAGCTTCGGCACGCTGGTCGTGCTGGCGCTGAGCACGTCGTTCGTGGTGAGCGTGTTCGTGCTGCCGAGCATGCTCGTCCTCTGGGCGAAGGCCTTCCACGACCCCAGCCCGCAGCCCGCGGCCGGGAGCGCGACGCAGGCGACTGGTAGCGACTGA